The Mangifera indica cultivar Alphonso chromosome 8, CATAS_Mindica_2.1, whole genome shotgun sequence genome has a window encoding:
- the LOC123224435 gene encoding gibberellin 20 oxidase 1-like, which yields MPIDCRASSIMTMPPPDNPSLQTAKDEHEPLVFDASLLQYQSSIPSQFIWPDHEKPELEPPQLMITPIDLGDFLSGEPLAISKTSHLINEACKKHGFFLVVNHGVDLSLIKKAHQYMDLFFGMQISQKQKVQRKIGEHCGYASSFTGRFSSKLPWKETLSFRYCADKQSSNIVEEYFSNSMAEDFRQFGKVYQEYCEAMSSLSLGIMELLGTSLGVGGAYFKEFFQGNDSIMRLNYYPPCQKPNLTLGTGPHCDPTSLTILHQDQVGGLQVFVDEEWQSIAPNPEAFVVNIGDTFMALSNGIYKSCLHRAVVNNTTVRKSLAFFLCPKMDKVVTPPKGLVDADNPRMYPDFVWASLLEFTQKYYRADMKTLDAFSHWLHGQQQVLRG from the exons atgccAATAGATTGTCGAGCTTCTTCAATTATGACAATGCCGCCTCCTGATAACCCTTCTTTGCAGACAGCAAAGGATGAACATGAGCCTTTGGTTTTTGATGCATCACTTCTTCAATATCAGTCCAGCATACCTTCACAGTTCATATGGCCTGACCATGAAAAACCAGAACTTGAACCTCCACAATTGATGATTACTCCTATTGACTTGGGGGATTTCCTCTCCGGAGAACCTCTTGCCATCTCAAAAACATCACATCTTATCAATGAGGCATGCAAGAAACATGGATTCTTTCTAGTTGTAAATCACGGTGTTGATTTAAGCCTTATAAAAAAAGCTCACCAGTACATGGACTTGTTCTTTGGCATGCAAATCTCACAGAAGCAAAAAGTTCAAAGAAAGATTGGAGAACACTGTGGATATGCCAGTAGTTTCACTGGTAGATTCTCTTCTAAACTTCCATGGAAAGAAACACTCTCTTTTCGATATTGCGCTGATAAACAGTCCTCCAACATTGTGGAAGAATATTTCTCCAACTCAATGGCTGAAGATTTCAGGCAATTCGG AAAGGTATACCAAGAATATTGTGAGGCCATGAGCAGTCTCTCACTTGGGATCATGGAGCTGTTGGGAACTAGTCTAGGGGTCGGGGGAGCATACTTTAAGGAGTTTTTTCAAGGAAATGATTCGATAATGAGACTTAATTACTATCCCCCTTGCCAAAAACCTAATTTGACACTAGGAACTGGCCCTCACTGTGATCCCACATCCTTAACAATCCTTCACCAGGACCAAGTGGGTGGACTTCAAGTGTTTGTGGATGAAGAATGGCAGTCCATTGCTCCCAACCCAGAAGCTTTCGTTGTTAACATTGGCGACACATTCatg GCTCTATCAAATGGCATTTACAAGAGTTGCTTGCACAGAGCGGTGGTGAATAATACGACTGTAAGGAAATCTCTTGCTTTCTTTCTATGTCCAAAGATGGACAAGGTGGTGACACCCCCAAAAGGTTTAGTTGATGCTGATAATCCAAGAATGTATCCAGACTTCGTGTGGGCCAGTTTGCTGGAATTTACACAGAAATATTATCGAGCTGACATGAAAACTCTTGATGCCTTCTCTCACTGGCTTCATGGTCAGCAGCAAGTATTAAGAGGGTAA